The following coding sequences lie in one Alicyclobacillus curvatus genomic window:
- a CDS encoding MBL fold metallo-hydrolase, which produces MQISVIGAQAAWPTPDEPCSCFLITHRGYRLILDIGTGSFSTLSRLIRPEHVDAVVISHGHPDHVADLHPLLRARALGGLNPPQLPVYALPEAVSAVLALDEPGLIDEFYSLVSVETGDELQIGPFSVTVETLPHFVPNVGFRLECENEIVVYTGDAGPSHRLHSFARNATWLIAEATFPEHVPGRYQGFLSDAASVAKVAAEAHVRGLLLTHRWPGENPADFVNVARRHFGGRVEVAMSGMTLDFGQ; this is translated from the coding sequence ATGCAAATTAGCGTGATAGGAGCACAAGCTGCGTGGCCGACTCCAGATGAACCTTGTAGCTGTTTCCTCATCACACACCGTGGTTATCGACTGATTCTTGATATTGGAACGGGTTCGTTCTCAACTCTATCGCGATTAATCCGGCCCGAACACGTCGATGCGGTTGTCATCAGCCACGGGCACCCGGACCATGTTGCCGATCTTCACCCACTGTTACGTGCACGTGCCCTGGGGGGATTGAACCCGCCTCAACTACCGGTTTATGCCCTGCCGGAGGCAGTAAGCGCTGTATTGGCTCTCGACGAACCAGGTCTGATAGACGAGTTCTATAGTCTGGTGAGTGTTGAAACGGGTGATGAGCTTCAGATTGGTCCTTTTTCGGTAACAGTCGAAACTTTGCCGCACTTCGTCCCGAATGTAGGGTTCAGATTGGAATGTGAAAATGAGATTGTGGTCTATACCGGAGATGCAGGGCCGAGCCATCGACTCCATTCCTTTGCTCGCAATGCCACATGGCTCATCGCTGAAGCAACGTTCCCGGAGCACGTACCCGGCCGATATCAGGGCTTTTTGTCGGACGCCGCTTCAGTCGCAAAAGTAGCAGCAGAAGCCCATGTGCGTGGGTTATTGCTCACTCATCGCTGGCCAGGTGAGAATCCGGCAGACTTCGTCAACGTGGCTCGTCGGCACTTTGGAGGACGCGTTGAAGTCGCCATGTCTGGGATGACCCTGGATTTCGGCCAGTAA
- a CDS encoding class I SAM-dependent methyltransferase: MQERLSRANKIAWETKAYQAWTQHLGEPSEHAHQLKTDPRYPLRHWLKYIGDPTGKRVLNLLGSHGKKAICLALLGADVTVVDISEENQLYATQVAASAEVVLHYICSDVLNIPNEDELGEFDIVLMEFGILHYFSDLNPLFSLVRRRLSSGGRLILTDFHPFSRKVLNNIDGNWQLKPDGNYFDNAIHEGGLAYVSLLPEKDRADLPNCLLRHWTAGEVITSVAAQGLFIRTFEEIASSTKTIPEFYTIVADKESAHLSPLYSR, translated from the coding sequence GTGCAAGAACGACTGTCTCGTGCAAACAAGATTGCGTGGGAAACGAAGGCGTATCAGGCTTGGACTCAACATCTTGGCGAACCCAGTGAGCACGCACACCAACTAAAAACGGACCCAAGGTACCCGCTGCGGCACTGGTTAAAGTACATTGGTGACCCGACGGGGAAGCGTGTCTTGAACCTCCTAGGCTCTCATGGCAAAAAAGCTATCTGTCTGGCTTTGCTTGGTGCCGACGTTACAGTAGTGGATATTTCTGAAGAAAATCAGTTGTATGCTACGCAAGTCGCCGCGTCCGCTGAAGTCGTACTGCACTACATCTGTTCCGATGTATTAAATATCCCAAATGAAGATGAGCTTGGCGAATTTGATATCGTGTTGATGGAATTTGGGATACTTCACTATTTCTCAGATTTGAATCCTCTGTTTTCTTTGGTTCGTCGTAGGTTGTCCTCTGGTGGTCGACTCATCTTGACTGACTTCCACCCATTTTCCCGGAAAGTGCTGAACAACATAGACGGTAATTGGCAACTCAAACCTGATGGAAACTACTTTGATAATGCCATCCACGAGGGGGGACTTGCTTACGTTAGTCTTCTGCCTGAAAAAGACCGTGCCGACTTGCCCAACTGTTTGCTGCGCCATTGGACTGCAGGCGAGGTGATAACTTCTGTGGCTGCTCAAGGGCTATTCATTCGAACGTTTGAGGAAATAGCGAGTTCCACGAAGACCATCCCTGAGTTTTACACTATTGTGGCGGACAAAGAAAGCGCGCACTTATCTCCGCTATATTCGCGATAG
- a CDS encoding GNAT family N-acetyltransferase, with protein MEISLNIELARKLEGEMLAGNKELVQVWNEIDQKSKLKALELENIVAIYGGPDCPINEAVGLGMYGPAQEETIEAIEEFYGSNNYDTKIRVCSLAHESLVELTKKRGYVLSSFSYRWILSLESWTSPFLVPDNRVRPAMLQDEDDWARVVAGGFADEDNALDSADLTLEHAFFRMNSNIPFIAEEEDKVAAGGVLALTDDVAALFATSTLPSYRGRGLQTGLLDSRLRYAKDRGARIATIETDPGSGSQRNVEKMGFQLAYVAAELVKHR; from the coding sequence TTGGAGATATCTTTGAACATTGAATTGGCTCGCAAATTGGAAGGAGAGATGCTTGCGGGCAATAAGGAGCTTGTGCAAGTCTGGAACGAAATAGACCAGAAGTCAAAGCTGAAGGCATTAGAGTTGGAGAACATTGTCGCAATTTATGGTGGTCCTGATTGCCCGATTAACGAAGCAGTAGGTCTGGGGATGTACGGTCCCGCTCAAGAGGAGACGATTGAAGCGATTGAAGAATTTTATGGTTCGAATAATTACGACACAAAAATTCGAGTTTGTTCCCTTGCACATGAATCACTAGTGGAACTGACCAAGAAACGAGGGTATGTGCTAAGCAGCTTTTCCTACCGATGGATTCTTAGTTTGGAGTCATGGACATCCCCTTTTCTGGTCCCAGACAACAGAGTCCGTCCTGCCATGCTTCAAGATGAAGACGACTGGGCAAGGGTTGTAGCTGGTGGATTTGCTGATGAAGACAACGCTCTGGATTCGGCTGATTTAACTCTTGAGCATGCTTTCTTTCGGATGAACAGTAACATCCCGTTTATTGCTGAAGAAGAGGATAAGGTTGCCGCCGGTGGCGTTCTGGCGCTAACAGATGATGTCGCCGCATTGTTCGCAACGAGTACTCTACCTTCTTATCGCGGGAGAGGTTTGCAAACAGGCTTGTTGGATTCGCGTTTGCGGTACGCCAAGGACCGCGGCGCGCGCATTGCCACGATTGAAACCGACCCTGGGTCTGGGTCACAGCGAAATGTCGAGAAGATGGGATTTCAGTTAGCATACGTTGCGGCAGAGCTAGTAAAACACCGTTAA
- a CDS encoding GNAT family N-acetyltransferase, with protein MDTVMMTTERLNLRKMTVEDVQNLMQIFSDPQAMKYYPATMNEEEALGWINRTLGNYKKLGVGFWIVEDKSTGRFLGQCGIIPQEFDGADVMEIAYLFVRQEWGNGYATESAKACMEYGFQHLGLQKMYSFIDANNLPSARVAKRNGMHVETTITKWGKDVLVYSVSR; from the coding sequence ATGGACACGGTTATGATGACCACAGAGCGGCTAAACTTGCGGAAAATGACCGTTGAAGATGTGCAGAATCTCATGCAAATTTTCTCGGACCCACAGGCGATGAAGTACTATCCTGCAACCATGAATGAAGAGGAAGCATTGGGCTGGATAAATCGAACGCTGGGCAACTACAAAAAGTTAGGCGTTGGTTTTTGGATTGTAGAGGATAAATCAACGGGAAGATTTCTAGGTCAATGTGGGATCATACCACAAGAATTTGACGGCGCAGATGTGATGGAAATCGCATATCTGTTCGTCAGACAAGAGTGGGGAAACGGTTATGCCACGGAATCCGCAAAGGCTTGTATGGAGTACGGATTTCAGCACCTGGGTCTCCAGAAAATGTATTCGTTTATCGATGCCAATAACTTGCCATCTGCGAGAGTCGCGAAGCGCAATGGAATGCATGTTGAAACGACAATAACCAAATGGGGCAAGGACGTACTTGTTTACTCTGTATCAAGATAG
- a CDS encoding DJ-1/PfpI family protein: protein MKIAFIQFNGMTMLDLIGFYDTVMRLPRFSTIDVRSDLCAMTEEVSDEYGLITKTQKVRPDLADYDLVFVPGGFGTRDLRFNLEFITWLRSANTARQKISVCTGSLLFGAAGFLSERRATTHPSAYELLAPYCREVVNSRIVPDGDVVTGGGVSTSIDLGLYVVESLTDSETARRVQQSMDYPYYRPGWAGEDYV, encoded by the coding sequence ATGAAAATTGCATTCATCCAGTTTAACGGGATGACGATGCTCGATTTAATCGGATTTTATGACACGGTGATGCGGCTGCCACGATTTAGCACAATAGATGTGAGGTCAGACCTGTGTGCCATGACGGAAGAAGTCAGTGATGAGTATGGACTTATCACCAAAACTCAAAAGGTTCGACCAGACCTTGCCGATTACGATTTGGTTTTTGTTCCCGGTGGATTTGGAACACGTGACTTAAGATTTAATCTGGAATTCATAACGTGGTTACGGTCAGCTAATACAGCTCGTCAAAAGATTTCCGTTTGCACTGGTTCGTTGCTGTTCGGGGCCGCTGGATTTCTGTCTGAGCGACGAGCCACAACTCACCCGAGTGCGTACGAACTGTTGGCTCCGTATTGTAGGGAAGTAGTGAACTCGAGAATTGTACCAGATGGTGATGTTGTGACTGGCGGTGGCGTATCCACTTCAATTGACCTCGGTTTGTATGTTGTAGAATCATTAACGGATTCGGAAACTGCTCGTAGGGTCCAGCAATCAATGGATTACCCCTATTATCGGCCAGGCTGGGCAGGGGAGGACTACGTGTAG
- a CDS encoding GNAT family N-acetyltransferase codes for MNGLQGTTVYLKTPAQTDVMGYIRHLWADEDSMRDVGGTHQVDEERARRWFAKWIRPGSDDRTYFLVFRREDDVPVGEACFYNLICTTGMAHYSMNIEAKFRGNGYAKEALELLLRFYFEEFGGEVMVDDIAPDNIRAQQMFIKFGFEHHPSLARTITSVGGDDVFWVRMDRERFRELYGRR; via the coding sequence GTGAATGGACTCCAAGGAACAACGGTGTACTTAAAAACACCCGCTCAGACGGATGTGATGGGATATATACGACATCTCTGGGCGGACGAAGACAGCATGCGAGACGTCGGCGGAACACACCAAGTGGACGAAGAACGCGCGAGACGTTGGTTTGCCAAATGGATTCGTCCTGGAAGTGACGACCGGACGTATTTCCTCGTTTTCAGGCGAGAAGACGATGTTCCTGTCGGCGAGGCGTGCTTCTACAACTTAATTTGCACCACTGGAATGGCTCATTACAGTATGAATATTGAAGCGAAATTTCGTGGCAACGGCTATGCAAAAGAGGCATTGGAGTTGTTGTTGCGGTTTTACTTTGAAGAGTTTGGTGGAGAAGTGATGGTGGATGATATCGCTCCAGACAACATCCGAGCACAACAGATGTTCATCAAGTTTGGGTTTGAACACCATCCTTCTCTTGCTCGGACAATCACCTCGGTGGGTGGGGACGATGTGTTTTGGGTGCGGATGGATAGGGAAAGATTCCGCGAACTTTATGGGCGGCGCTAA
- the arsD gene encoding arsenite efflux transporter metallochaperone ArsD, with protein sequence MKIDFFDPEMCCSTGVCGTSPDPELIRVGEMVEKLKADGHTVARHMASRDAVAFTSNKDVYETMVKQGLKVLPIVTVDGKIRTMGRYPQMDELLAARES encoded by the coding sequence GTGAAGATAGACTTTTTTGATCCGGAAATGTGCTGCTCCACCGGAGTGTGCGGCACCTCTCCAGACCCGGAACTCATTCGTGTCGGAGAAATGGTGGAGAAACTGAAGGCGGACGGTCACACGGTAGCCCGTCATATGGCGAGCCGGGACGCGGTCGCGTTCACGTCGAACAAGGACGTCTATGAAACGATGGTGAAGCAAGGCCTGAAAGTGTTACCGATAGTTACTGTGGACGGGAAGATCCGGACGATGGGTCGCTATCCGCAAATGGATGAATTACTTGCGGCAAGGGAGTCCTAA
- a CDS encoding ArsA family ATPase, which produces MTRYLFFSGKGGVGKTSLSSATAVMLAKQGAKTLLVTTDPASNLGDVFGQEVGLEARAVEGIPHLFIQEINPHQALETYKDRALAPLRELFPEEFVQAAEEKMSGPCTEEIATFDQFIACMHQPDYEWVVFDTAPTGHTLRLLELPSSWSLHIEESAHGSGQTCIGSVDALAASKEQYDNAVRALQDPDTTTFVFVTQPASLPMEELLRSADELRKLEISNQVAIVNGVIPEDERIHPYSRRRWLKQEPHILDLQSRFSGQIGYMPLYADEVNGMTMLEQVGRDLQHAIQL; this is translated from the coding sequence ATGACGAGGTATCTCTTCTTTTCCGGAAAAGGTGGTGTCGGTAAGACTTCACTGTCGTCCGCAACGGCCGTCATGCTTGCAAAACAGGGTGCAAAGACGTTACTTGTCACGACCGATCCCGCTTCGAACCTCGGCGACGTGTTTGGCCAGGAAGTCGGTCTCGAAGCCCGAGCGGTGGAAGGCATTCCGCATCTGTTCATCCAGGAGATTAATCCGCATCAGGCCCTGGAGACTTACAAAGACCGTGCCTTGGCTCCGCTTCGAGAATTATTTCCGGAGGAATTCGTACAGGCGGCGGAAGAGAAGATGAGCGGACCTTGCACGGAGGAAATTGCAACCTTTGACCAGTTTATCGCCTGCATGCATCAGCCTGACTACGAGTGGGTGGTGTTTGATACCGCGCCTACAGGGCACACGCTGCGCTTGCTGGAATTGCCGAGCAGTTGGAGTCTCCACATTGAGGAAAGCGCCCACGGAAGCGGGCAAACCTGTATCGGCAGTGTGGACGCGTTGGCTGCGTCAAAGGAGCAATACGACAACGCGGTGCGTGCGTTGCAAGACCCGGACACGACCACGTTTGTGTTTGTCACACAGCCCGCCAGCCTGCCGATGGAAGAACTGCTGCGGTCGGCAGATGAGCTGCGGAAACTGGAAATTTCGAATCAGGTCGCGATTGTCAACGGCGTGATTCCGGAAGACGAACGCATTCATCCGTATTCTCGGCGCAGGTGGCTGAAGCAGGAACCGCATATTCTGGACCTGCAGTCTCGCTTTAGCGGGCAGATTGGATACATGCCGCTCTACGCGGATGAGGTCAACGGTATGACCATGCTGGAACAAGTCGGGAGGGATTTACAACATGCCATTCAACTATGA
- a CDS encoding ArsA family ATPase, whose protein sequence is MPFNYDKLPADLLLPRSGMRRRIFFAGKGGVGKTTLASTTAMFAADSGFRTLLVTTDPAAHIGNLFGETVTSVPRQIPGSNLWLVRIDPKAAFDTYRQRVLDSLEHQFQDTETALRVSEELNSPCTEEVAVFQEFLDYVLGDEFDVTVFDTAPTGHTVRLLQLSWDYEEELEHKDAFTAETAALDEAQLARMNTAIRTLQNQEETGMLFVTLPESTPIAEMERAIADLERTHIDTQGIVVNQVLPEEAATSRLFGKRLELQMGHIARLKARSHCQHIAVATLQDDEIIGTELLRRFANEVIEMNKTTPHEVELISTVSKPTETITETIKETIS, encoded by the coding sequence ATGCCATTCAACTATGACAAGCTCCCTGCCGACCTGCTGCTGCCTCGAAGCGGCATGCGCAGGAGAATTTTCTTCGCCGGAAAAGGCGGCGTCGGGAAGACAACACTCGCTTCGACAACGGCCATGTTTGCAGCAGATTCTGGTTTCAGGACGTTGCTTGTCACGACCGATCCCGCTGCGCACATCGGCAACCTGTTCGGTGAAACGGTCACTTCGGTCCCGCGCCAAATCCCCGGTTCGAATCTGTGGTTGGTGCGCATCGATCCGAAAGCGGCCTTTGACACCTATCGTCAGCGCGTGCTGGACTCTCTGGAGCACCAGTTTCAGGACACAGAAACAGCCCTGCGCGTTAGTGAGGAACTGAATTCCCCGTGTACAGAAGAAGTGGCGGTTTTTCAGGAGTTTCTCGACTACGTCCTCGGTGACGAGTTTGATGTGACGGTGTTTGATACGGCCCCGACTGGCCACACGGTCCGACTTTTACAGTTATCGTGGGATTACGAAGAAGAGCTCGAACATAAAGACGCCTTTACCGCGGAGACAGCAGCCCTGGACGAAGCTCAATTGGCGCGCATGAACACGGCCATTCGCACGCTACAGAATCAAGAAGAGACCGGGATGTTGTTTGTGACCCTGCCGGAATCGACGCCGATTGCAGAAATGGAGCGTGCAATTGCGGACTTGGAGCGAACGCACATTGACACGCAAGGGATTGTCGTCAACCAAGTCCTCCCTGAGGAAGCTGCAACAAGTCGTTTGTTTGGCAAGCGCTTGGAACTGCAAATGGGACACATTGCCCGGTTGAAAGCACGCAGCCACTGTCAACACATTGCCGTTGCGACGCTCCAAGACGACGAAATCATTGGCACAGAGCTGCTTCGGAGATTCGCGAATGAAGTGATTGAAATGAATAAAACAACGCCACACGAAGTTGAACTGATTTCAACAGTAAGCAAACCGACGGAAACAATAACGGAAACCATAAAGGAGACGATATCATGA
- a CDS encoding DsrE family protein, translating into MSGKIAIVINSGWDQNDKVTSGLGVTKRIFDAMEENQIHAVEVFLFTGAVKLLESVPPEVDKALTALQEAGVTVGACSNQVNNWNLTDASAKYNIHLEFARDAFSRYAREGYTVLTF; encoded by the coding sequence ATGAGCGGAAAGATTGCCATCGTGATTAACTCGGGATGGGACCAAAATGACAAGGTGACTTCTGGACTCGGGGTGACAAAACGCATTTTCGACGCGATGGAAGAGAATCAGATTCATGCAGTAGAGGTCTTCCTGTTTACCGGAGCTGTGAAGCTGCTCGAGTCGGTTCCACCCGAAGTCGACAAGGCTTTGACAGCTCTCCAGGAAGCAGGTGTGACGGTTGGCGCATGCTCGAATCAAGTGAACAACTGGAACTTGACGGATGCCTCCGCAAAGTACAACATTCACTTGGAGTTTGCCCGCGATGCGTTCTCCCGTTATGCGCGGGAAGGATACACCGTGTTAACGTTTTAA
- a CDS encoding winged helix-turn-helix transcriptional regulator encodes MTDTFENSAEVYKALADKTRLHMLALLAKEELCVCELVAILDMSQPGISQHLRKLKQAGLVKERKTAQWVFYSLEQTKFALLPEIVDTLPDVTSEIESLKAQGLRVQCSL; translated from the coding sequence ATGACGGACACGTTTGAAAATTCGGCAGAGGTATATAAAGCGCTCGCCGATAAAACCAGGCTGCACATGCTCGCACTGTTGGCCAAGGAAGAACTATGCGTCTGTGAACTGGTCGCTATTTTGGACATGTCCCAGCCCGGCATCTCGCAACATCTGCGCAAATTGAAACAAGCTGGACTGGTGAAGGAACGCAAAACCGCGCAGTGGGTGTTTTACTCTCTGGAGCAGACGAAGTTCGCCCTACTGCCGGAGATTGTAGATACCTTGCCGGATGTAACAAGCGAGATCGAATCCTTAAAAGCCCAGGGATTGCGGGTGCAGTGCTCGTTGTAG
- the arsC gene encoding arsenate reductase (thioredoxin), translating to MKKPIVYFICTGNSCRSQMAEGFARHFAGDKVTVLSGGIEAHGLNPRAMQVMKEAGVDMSSHTSDVIDSEVLNQSDYAITLCGDAYDKCPVTPPHVKRMHWGYEDPARATGTEEEVMDKFREVRDAIRNRVREFIAELTDEVRA from the coding sequence GTGAAAAAGCCGATTGTGTACTTCATCTGCACGGGCAATTCTTGTCGTTCCCAGATGGCGGAAGGCTTTGCGCGTCATTTTGCGGGTGACAAGGTGACGGTGCTTAGTGGCGGCATTGAAGCTCACGGCCTGAATCCCCGGGCGATGCAGGTCATGAAGGAAGCTGGCGTGGACATGTCAAGCCACACTTCCGATGTGATTGACAGTGAGGTCTTGAATCAGTCGGACTATGCCATCACCCTTTGTGGCGATGCGTATGACAAGTGCCCGGTGACACCCCCGCATGTGAAGCGGATGCACTGGGGCTATGAGGACCCTGCGCGGGCCACTGGCACGGAGGAAGAAGTCATGGACAAGTTTCGTGAGGTTCGAGACGCCATTCGCAATCGGGTACGTGAGTTTATCGCGGAGCTAACCGACGAGGTGAGGGCTTAA
- a CDS encoding rod shape-determining protein RodA, whose product MDLLRRNWKLIDYTLVITLILLTAYSCITIYAATYGKTDPQIPSHAWMKQLAFGIIGFIVMWFVAAYDYRSLRKIHWWIYGATTFLLVAVFAFHPVNGARSWIPLSVFSLQPSEFAKLSLVITLATMMADRDDAEFPDYRLRTTWPMWVVMVVPFALTLKEPALGQALVMFSLFAVMYLMFVRRSFFALGVTLFIIVCVVFIAVPVQFPVEATAFVQNVLIKHNILHGYQADRILTWLDHTYLPLGAGYNIRQAQTAIGSGQLFGEGWLNGLETSTGGVPNQWTDYIFTAIGEEFGFVGSSTLVFLFLVLVYRLVRAASSSQDTFGTYIVMGIVGMFSFQVFENIGMDMYLSPSTGITLPFVSYGGSSLVANFMAAGLALSVLLRKKRLSFA is encoded by the coding sequence GTGGACCTTCTTCGTCGAAACTGGAAACTGATTGACTACACACTGGTCATTACGCTCATTCTCCTGACCGCCTACAGTTGCATCACGATTTACGCTGCCACCTACGGCAAGACCGACCCCCAGATTCCGAGTCACGCTTGGATGAAACAGCTCGCGTTTGGCATCATCGGATTCATTGTCATGTGGTTTGTCGCAGCGTACGACTATCGGTCTTTGCGGAAAATACACTGGTGGATTTACGGCGCCACGACCTTTCTTCTTGTCGCCGTGTTCGCTTTTCATCCGGTGAACGGTGCGCGCAGTTGGATCCCGCTGAGCGTATTCAGCCTCCAGCCCTCAGAGTTTGCAAAGCTGTCCCTGGTGATTACTCTTGCGACCATGATGGCAGACAGGGACGACGCGGAATTTCCTGACTACCGTCTGCGTACCACTTGGCCGATGTGGGTGGTCATGGTGGTTCCGTTTGCGTTGACCCTCAAAGAACCAGCGCTTGGACAGGCGCTCGTGATGTTCAGTTTGTTTGCCGTTATGTATCTGATGTTTGTACGCCGATCATTCTTTGCCCTTGGCGTCACCCTGTTCATTATCGTCTGTGTAGTGTTTATCGCTGTGCCTGTGCAGTTCCCAGTCGAGGCCACTGCCTTTGTTCAAAACGTGCTCATCAAGCACAACATCTTGCACGGTTACCAGGCGGACCGCATTTTGACCTGGCTAGACCACACGTATCTGCCGCTTGGCGCCGGCTACAACATCCGTCAGGCGCAGACGGCTATCGGATCGGGGCAGCTGTTTGGCGAAGGCTGGCTAAACGGCCTCGAGACCTCGACCGGTGGCGTGCCAAATCAGTGGACGGACTACATTTTTACCGCGATTGGTGAGGAATTCGGGTTTGTCGGGTCGAGCACGCTCGTGTTTCTGTTCCTCGTCCTCGTCTATCGGCTGGTCCGCGCTGCGAGCAGCTCGCAAGATACGTTTGGAACGTACATCGTCATGGGCATTGTCGGCATGTTCTCGTTTCAGGTGTTCGAAAACATCGGCATGGACATGTATTTGAGCCCGTCGACGGGCATCACGCTTCCGTTTGTCAGCTACGGCGGCAGTTCCTTGGTCGCGAATTTTATGGCAGCCGGTTTGGCCCTCAGCGTCCTGCTTCGCAAAAAACGACTGAGCTTTGCCTGA
- a CDS encoding glycerophosphodiester phosphodiesterase, whose product MNRVAHPYAKVGRPLVFAHRGASGSAPENTYAAFAMAIEMGADALETDVHWTKDGVIVVAHDADVSRMTNGQGRIEDLTYDELHELDFGYRFTRDGGESYPYRGQGLTVMRFQDLLREFPDVPINVDVKPKAPPLLGQYIREMYESNGVDRVMTASFHYSVLKQLRQQNTNLSTSAAPREIVSLLLRQRLGLGVGRAGEISAEVSPTQVGSTGASPTGVSGSWVNGAGGGSNAPYQALQVPPEMYGIRVVTEGFVRAAHQRGAQVHVWTVDTAEEMNRLLDIGVDGIMSNYPDRARLVVDAWTPPTVHVKSGATMHL is encoded by the coding sequence ATGAACCGTGTGGCTCACCCTTATGCAAAAGTCGGTCGTCCGCTTGTTTTTGCGCATCGCGGCGCGAGCGGATCAGCACCAGAAAACACCTATGCGGCATTTGCGATGGCAATCGAGATGGGGGCTGATGCCCTCGAGACGGATGTACATTGGACAAAAGACGGCGTGATTGTCGTTGCCCATGACGCAGATGTCAGTCGAATGACCAATGGTCAGGGTCGAATTGAGGACCTGACTTATGACGAATTACATGAATTGGATTTTGGCTACCGATTTACGCGGGATGGGGGAGAGAGTTACCCTTATCGAGGGCAGGGTCTCACCGTCATGAGATTTCAAGACCTGCTTCGGGAGTTCCCCGACGTGCCGATTAATGTGGATGTGAAGCCAAAAGCGCCTCCTTTGCTTGGCCAATATATTCGCGAGATGTACGAGTCAAACGGTGTCGACCGGGTGATGACGGCATCTTTCCATTACTCTGTATTGAAGCAATTGCGCCAGCAAAACACCAACCTCTCGACGAGTGCGGCGCCGCGGGAAATTGTATCTCTGTTGCTGCGCCAACGCCTCGGCTTGGGCGTCGGCCGTGCAGGTGAAATCAGTGCAGAGGTAAGCCCAACACAGGTAGGCTCAACAGGGGCAAGCCCAACAGGGGTAAGCGGTTCATGGGTCAATGGTGCAGGGGGAGGCAGCAACGCTCCTTACCAGGCACTCCAGGTACCGCCGGAAATGTATGGCATCCGCGTCGTTACGGAAGGCTTTGTGAGAGCGGCTCATCAGCGCGGTGCACAGGTCCATGTGTGGACGGTGGATACGGCCGAAGAAATGAACAGACTCCTCGACATTGGGGTAGACGGTATTATGTCCAACTACCCAGATAGAGCAAGACTCGTCGTCGATGCGTGGACTCCACCTACCGTGCACGTCAAGTCGGGCGCGACGATGCATCTTTGA